A single Sandaracinaceae bacterium DNA region contains:
- a CDS encoding AgmX/PglI C-terminal domain-containing protein, which translates to MRWGIEASAPPVDPSEVESTESAVEVVVMWGDSDVLHVEHVSPPRDVTLGDLSLADDTLGRLPIVVERAGTLCCVLPEGAEGTVTVGEATRSFDTLAAEGKLTPYDAIPGARLFVMPDGAAARVTHEGFTFLVRPTQAGKLLASGGAIPWKRYGWIAASLGVHAFVLTMFYFMPPSTQALSFDNADALGRMVEYMDPGREVIEETPDFLQPEEPSNEQAGGEGERAAEDEGAMGREDSPNTNNRYAVEGRPDDPNPEMARENVREHMAEMTAIGTVAALVGSWDAPTSPYGADRAHGLDAFNAMGSLMGAQAGNDFGFGGLGMGGTGRGGGGNGLGTIGLGRLGTMGHGDGTGPGNGYGDGVGLPGRERTPRVPQIHTVDTRVVGALSAEAIRRVVRRHLPEVRHCYEQGLVGNPSLEGRVTVSWIVSPTGAVQSANVVNSSLSNGRVEGCVEQAVRRWTFPQPEGGGTVGVNYPFVLQTH; encoded by the coding sequence TTGCGCTGGGGGATCGAGGCGAGCGCGCCGCCCGTCGACCCGAGCGAGGTCGAGTCGACCGAGAGCGCGGTCGAGGTCGTCGTGATGTGGGGCGACTCCGATGTGCTGCACGTCGAGCACGTCAGCCCGCCCCGCGACGTCACCCTCGGCGATCTCTCCCTCGCGGACGACACACTCGGGCGGCTGCCCATCGTGGTCGAGCGGGCCGGCACGCTGTGCTGCGTGCTCCCCGAGGGCGCGGAGGGCACGGTCACCGTCGGCGAGGCGACCCGCTCCTTCGACACCCTGGCGGCCGAAGGCAAGCTCACCCCGTACGACGCGATCCCCGGCGCCCGCCTCTTCGTGATGCCCGACGGCGCCGCCGCCCGCGTGACGCACGAGGGCTTCACCTTCCTCGTCCGCCCGACCCAGGCCGGCAAGTTGCTCGCGTCCGGCGGCGCGATCCCCTGGAAGCGCTACGGCTGGATCGCCGCGTCGCTCGGCGTGCACGCCTTCGTGCTGACGATGTTCTACTTCATGCCGCCCAGCACCCAGGCGCTCAGCTTCGACAACGCCGACGCGCTCGGCCGCATGGTCGAGTACATGGACCCGGGCCGCGAGGTCATCGAGGAGACGCCGGACTTCCTGCAGCCCGAGGAGCCGAGCAACGAGCAGGCGGGCGGCGAGGGCGAGCGGGCCGCGGAGGACGAGGGCGCGATGGGCCGCGAGGACTCGCCGAACACCAACAACCGCTACGCGGTCGAGGGGCGCCCCGACGACCCGAACCCGGAGATGGCGCGCGAGAACGTGCGCGAGCACATGGCCGAGATGACCGCGATCGGCACCGTGGCCGCGCTCGTCGGCAGCTGGGACGCGCCGACCTCTCCCTACGGCGCCGACCGCGCGCACGGCCTCGACGCCTTCAACGCGATGGGCTCGCTGATGGGCGCCCAGGCCGGCAACGACTTCGGCTTCGGCGGCCTCGGCATGGGCGGCACCGGGCGCGGCGGCGGCGGCAACGGCCTCGGCACGATCGGGCTCGGCCGGCTCGGCACCATGGGGCACGGCGACGGGACGGGCCCGGGCAACGGCTACGGCGACGGAGTCGGCCTGCCCGGTCGCGAGCGCACGCCTCGCGTGCCGCAGATCCACACCGTCGACACTCGCGTGGTCGGGGCGCTGAGCGCGGAGGCCATCCGCCGCGTCGTGCGCCGCCACCTCCCCGAGGTGCGCCACTGCTACGAGCAGGGCCTGGTCGGCAACCCGAGCCTCGAGGGTCGCGTCACGGTGAGCTGGATCGTCTCGCCCACCGGCGCGGTGCAGAGCGCGAACGTCGTCAACAGCTCGCTGAGCAATGGCCGCGTCGAGGGCTGCGTGGAGCAGGCGGTCCGGCGCTGGACCTTCCCGCAGCCCGAGGGCGGCGGCACGGTGGGCGTGAACTACCCGTTCGTGCTCCAGACGCACTGA
- a CDS encoding alpha/beta fold hydrolase: MLEQPLSSEVSATELYALTADGWRIQMTRSLDPSRLDRSRRPVLIVPGYGMNGSIFVSHPGGTAMVSYLAAQGLEVWTLNLRGQGATAPVNGEAPPPSLRSYAEQDLRAAITTVLDRTESVQGRLDVLGCSLGGSITYALMALEPELPIGRFVAMASPLRWEDVPLLLRLPFRSRRLARLMPVRGTRRLAGLAMPIAKRAPFVVSLYLNAKNIDLEHAAAMIEQTVEDPHPRVNADIAKWMRAGDMVLRGVNVTDQLRRRTEPLMVVTANRDGIVPGAASRSALSAWGGPVEALEVGDASQWYSHADLFVGREAPRRVFAPIARFLHR; encoded by the coding sequence ATGTTGGAGCAGCCGCTTTCCTCCGAGGTCTCCGCCACCGAGCTCTACGCGCTCACCGCCGACGGGTGGCGCATCCAGATGACGCGGAGCCTCGACCCGTCGCGGCTGGACCGCTCGCGCAGGCCCGTGCTCATCGTGCCCGGCTACGGGATGAACGGGTCGATCTTCGTCTCGCATCCGGGCGGGACCGCGATGGTCTCGTACCTCGCGGCGCAGGGGCTCGAGGTGTGGACGCTCAACCTCCGCGGGCAGGGGGCGACCGCGCCGGTCAACGGGGAGGCGCCGCCGCCTTCGCTCCGAAGCTACGCGGAGCAAGACCTGCGGGCCGCGATCACGACCGTGCTCGACCGGACCGAGTCGGTGCAGGGCCGCCTCGACGTGCTGGGCTGCAGCCTCGGGGGCTCGATCACGTACGCGCTGATGGCGCTCGAGCCCGAGCTGCCGATCGGGCGCTTCGTGGCCATGGCCTCGCCGCTCCGCTGGGAGGACGTGCCGCTGCTGCTGCGGCTGCCCTTCCGCTCGCGCCGGCTCGCGCGGCTGATGCCGGTGCGCGGCACGCGGCGGCTGGCCGGGCTGGCCATGCCCATCGCCAAGCGCGCGCCGTTCGTGGTCTCGCTCTACCTCAACGCGAAGAACATCGACCTCGAGCACGCGGCGGCGATGATCGAGCAGACGGTGGAGGACCCGCACCCGCGCGTGAACGCCGACATCGCGAAGTGGATGCGGGCCGGCGACATGGTGCTCCGGGGCGTCAACGTGACCGATCAGCTCCGGCGCCGCACCGAGCCGCTCATGGTCGTGACCGCCAACCGCGACGGCATCGTGCCGGGCGCCGCGTCGCGGAGCGCGCTCAGCGCCTGGGGCGGGCCGGTCGAGGCGCTCGAGGTGGGGGACGCGTCGCAGTGGTATTCGCACGCGGATCTCTTCGTGGGACGCGAGGCCCCGAGGCGCGTGTTCGCGCCGATCGCGCGCTTCCTCCATCGGTGA
- a CDS encoding TetR/AcrR family transcriptional regulator: protein MSRRRLSGEEARARILDAAGEQLRITGPSGLRLDPIAEELGVSRQALLHHFGTRDGLIAAVVQRGLDDLQTELATALAGLTDLGENPGRVLERAFEVIVDGGYGRLLGWLSLEHGDHSRLLLEEGQHPLAVLTQLAHAARERERGPSDARDTMFTVLLSVYAMLGAAVFEPGVLRAADLTDDPDVRTEFRGWLARLLVGHLERE from the coding sequence ATGTCGAGACGGCGGTTGAGCGGCGAGGAGGCGCGGGCGCGGATCCTGGATGCGGCGGGAGAGCAGCTCCGGATCACCGGCCCCTCCGGCCTCCGCCTCGATCCGATCGCGGAGGAGCTGGGCGTCTCCCGCCAGGCGCTGCTCCATCACTTCGGCACCCGCGACGGCCTCATCGCGGCGGTGGTCCAGCGCGGGCTCGATGACCTCCAGACGGAGCTCGCGACGGCCCTGGCCGGTTTGACGGATCTCGGCGAGAACCCCGGCCGCGTGCTGGAGCGCGCCTTCGAGGTGATCGTCGACGGCGGCTACGGGCGGCTGCTCGGCTGGCTCTCGCTCGAGCACGGTGACCACTCCCGCCTCTTGCTCGAGGAGGGGCAGCACCCGCTGGCGGTCCTCACCCAGCTCGCGCACGCGGCCCGGGAGCGAGAGCGAGGACCGAGCGACGCGCGGGACACGATGTTCACCGTGCTCCTGAGCGTCTACGCGATGCTCGGCGCGGCCGTGTTCGAGCCGGGGGTCCTGCGCGCGGCGGATCTCACCGACGACCCGGACGTGCGCACGGAGTTCCGCGGCTGGCTCGCCCGGCTGCTCGTCGGCCACCTCGAGCGCGAGTGA
- a CDS encoding Coq4 family protein — translation MTVSQPIRPVEALVALRRLLRDPEDTHQAFRVVRALDGRQAARFLGRFRASPDGARMLRERPSLLARLLDREALRALPEGSLGRAYLAFVEREGISADGLVEVSATGDRILSDPDFGFLADRMRDSHDLWHVVTGYQTDLIGEASVLAFTAAQTESPGTALLVAGGFVRSFGFRARAGRTARAQIRAAWQRGKRAGWLPAAPWEALLTRPLDEVRLRYGLGAPPVYEPFRVADAA, via the coding sequence ATGACCGTCAGCCAGCCCATTCGTCCCGTCGAGGCGCTCGTCGCCCTGCGCCGTCTGCTGCGGGACCCGGAGGACACACACCAGGCGTTTCGCGTCGTGCGCGCGCTCGACGGCCGTCAGGCGGCGCGCTTCCTCGGGCGCTTCCGCGCGAGCCCGGACGGCGCGCGCATGCTCCGGGAGCGCCCGTCGCTCCTGGCCCGCTTGCTGGACCGGGAGGCGCTGAGGGCCTTGCCCGAGGGCAGCCTCGGCCGCGCCTACCTCGCGTTCGTGGAGCGCGAGGGGATCAGCGCGGACGGCCTCGTGGAGGTGAGCGCGACCGGCGACCGCATCCTCTCCGATCCGGACTTCGGCTTCCTCGCCGACCGCATGCGCGACAGCCACGACCTCTGGCACGTCGTCACGGGCTACCAGACCGATCTCATCGGAGAGGCGAGCGTGCTCGCGTTCACCGCCGCCCAGACGGAGAGCCCGGGGACCGCGCTCCTCGTGGCCGGCGGCTTCGTGCGCTCCTTCGGCTTCCGGGCCCGCGCGGGCCGCACCGCGCGGGCCCAGATCCGCGCGGCCTGGCAGCGCGGCAAGCGGGCTGGCTGGCTGCCCGCCGCGCCGTGGGAGGCGCTCCTGACGCGCCCGCTCGACGAGGTCCGGCTCCGCTACGGCCTCGGGGCGCCCCCCGTCTACGAGCCCTTCCGCGTCGCCGACGCGGCGTGA
- a CDS encoding NAD(P)/FAD-dependent oxidoreductase: MSERTDIAICGGGLAGLTLALQVKRRLPERRVTVFEPTRRPLPEACHKVGESSVEVGAHYFGAVLGLHDYMMERHLPKNGLRFFSGVPGAPIEARAEMGPREAPRVPAYQIDRGRFENDLRAWCVDAGVDLREGWGVRDVTLGEGAHTVSAVPVRGSREGEGAAAQLEARWVVDASGRRRLLAKKLGLQADLPAQSSSAWFRVSERVKVRELAGAAEGAWHERDVDDNRWLSTNHLCGTGYWVWLIPLGSGYTSVGIVAEESVHPYKGFSTEAAAREWLASHEPALAERLSGLDFADFIAMKGYRHGATQVFGERWALVGEAGIFVDPLYSPGSDMIGLGNSLTTELIAADLAGEDLEPRRAHYDAFFRDWAALLARTLCEGSRAMGRPEVLGAKLYWDYFYYWACMCPYFLRGHYREPLASHARFHDALRAFAALNDQAQRVFQAWIDVAPAEPGTAFVGLPAIATTLSDLHLALLEERDADETHAEMQRSLAQGRELVDELWLRAVRRAGPTRAAALVERIGWRPSPSDARLAADEAEPKRRRKLLSKPVRDMERSIGKNARAPGAPSLRELCASAPRVEAVAQSR, from the coding sequence GTGAGCGAACGGACCGACATCGCGATCTGCGGCGGAGGCCTCGCCGGCCTGACGCTGGCCCTTCAGGTGAAGAGGCGGCTGCCCGAGCGGCGCGTCACCGTCTTCGAGCCGACGCGCCGACCCTTGCCGGAGGCTTGCCACAAGGTGGGCGAGTCGAGCGTGGAGGTCGGCGCCCACTACTTCGGCGCGGTGCTCGGGCTGCACGACTACATGATGGAGCGCCACCTGCCGAAGAACGGCTTGCGGTTCTTCAGCGGCGTGCCCGGCGCCCCGATCGAGGCGCGGGCCGAGATGGGCCCCCGCGAGGCGCCCCGCGTGCCCGCCTACCAGATCGACCGCGGCCGCTTCGAGAACGATCTGCGCGCCTGGTGCGTCGACGCGGGCGTGGACCTGCGCGAGGGCTGGGGCGTGCGGGACGTGACGCTCGGCGAGGGCGCCCACACGGTCAGCGCGGTGCCCGTCCGAGGGTCGCGCGAAGGAGAGGGCGCGGCCGCGCAGCTCGAGGCGCGCTGGGTCGTCGACGCGAGCGGGCGCCGCCGCCTCCTCGCCAAGAAGCTCGGCCTGCAGGCGGACTTGCCCGCGCAGTCGAGCAGCGCGTGGTTCCGCGTCTCCGAGCGCGTGAAGGTGCGGGAGCTGGCCGGGGCGGCAGAGGGCGCGTGGCACGAGCGCGACGTCGACGACAACCGCTGGCTGTCGACCAACCACCTCTGCGGCACGGGCTACTGGGTCTGGCTCATCCCGCTCGGCTCCGGCTACACCAGCGTCGGCATCGTCGCGGAAGAGAGCGTGCATCCCTACAAGGGCTTCTCGACCGAGGCGGCGGCCCGCGAATGGCTCGCGTCGCACGAGCCGGCGCTCGCGGAGCGGCTCTCGGGGCTCGACTTCGCCGACTTCATCGCGATGAAGGGCTACCGGCACGGCGCCACGCAGGTCTTCGGCGAGCGCTGGGCCCTCGTCGGCGAGGCGGGCATCTTCGTCGACCCGCTCTACTCGCCGGGCAGCGACATGATCGGGCTCGGCAACTCGCTCACCACCGAGCTGATCGCGGCCGACCTCGCGGGCGAGGACCTCGAGCCGCGCCGCGCGCACTACGACGCCTTCTTCCGCGACTGGGCCGCGCTCCTCGCGCGCACGCTCTGCGAGGGCTCGCGCGCGATGGGCCGCCCGGAGGTGCTCGGCGCCAAGCTCTACTGGGACTACTTCTACTACTGGGCCTGCATGTGCCCGTACTTCCTCCGGGGGCACTACCGGGAGCCGCTCGCCTCTCACGCGCGCTTCCACGACGCGCTGAGGGCCTTCGCCGCGCTCAATGACCAGGCGCAACGCGTCTTCCAGGCGTGGATCGACGTCGCGCCGGCCGAGCCGGGGACCGCCTTCGTGGGGCTGCCCGCCATCGCGACCACGCTCAGCGACCTCCACCTCGCGCTGCTCGAGGAGCGGGACGCGGACGAGACGCACGCCGAGATGCAGCGCTCGCTCGCGCAGGGCCGAGAGCTGGTCGACGAGCTCTGGCTGCGCGCGGTGCGGAGAGCCGGCCCGACGCGCGCGGCGGCGCTGGTCGAGCGCATCGGCTGGCGGCCGTCCCCGTCGGACGCGCGCCTCGCCGCGGACGAGGCCGAGCCGAAGAGGCGCCGCAAGCTGCTGAGCAAGCCCGTGCGCGACATGGAGCGCAGCATCGGCAAGAACGCGCGCGCGCCAGGCGCGCCCAGCCTGCGTGAGCTCTGCGCGAGCGCGCCTCGGGTCGAGGCCGTCGCTCAGTCGAGGTGA
- a CDS encoding NAD(P)/FAD-dependent oxidoreductase, giving the protein MTRPYDVAIIGGGLAGNLLARQLSREVPDARVLLVEKTGEPRWKVGESTVEIAAHYLLRRQGLGTYLYDRHLPKNGLRFFFDTPEKDAPLTRMSEVGTDRPPPTPSFQLDRARFEADLREMNAAAGVDVRVGWTARELDLGEGGGVHRFTIRGPESEEAVEARWVVDCTGRASMIARQKDLRVDVEDHALSAVWGRFTGVQDIDQAGDDAFRRRVRYTVRTLSTNHFCYPGYWIWFIPLGRGVTSVGVVGEKGVFRRGMRTEAGFRAFVDEHRAPGELLAGSELLDLEGYTQLAYATKRFFDGADRWLLLGDAAAFTDPFYSPGSDFIALECDYATDLIRRDKRGEDAAEVADVARTWDAFMQYRFQATMLLYRDLYRCFGSYDLMRVKLNFDLGCYYNVWLDPVAKDQHLDPRAVMNELRRAPDNLTALRNFSALFQQADAALRDRGAYHEKNLGHWDDGVACLRSWIAEVGTQRKKRDINRRTEEVFNYGRTEALKLLHGEDVTSTEPWRLYQFADSLIA; this is encoded by the coding sequence ATGACCCGCCCCTACGACGTCGCCATCATCGGCGGTGGCCTGGCCGGCAACCTCCTCGCCCGGCAGCTCTCCCGCGAGGTCCCGGACGCCCGCGTGCTCCTGGTCGAGAAGACCGGCGAGCCGCGCTGGAAGGTCGGGGAGTCCACGGTGGAGATCGCCGCGCACTACCTGCTCCGCCGGCAGGGGCTCGGCACCTACCTCTACGACCGGCACCTCCCGAAGAACGGGCTGCGCTTCTTCTTCGACACCCCGGAGAAGGACGCGCCGCTGACCCGGATGAGCGAGGTCGGCACCGATCGGCCCCCGCCCACGCCGAGCTTCCAGCTCGACCGCGCCCGCTTCGAGGCGGATCTGCGGGAGATGAACGCGGCCGCGGGCGTCGACGTCCGGGTCGGCTGGACCGCGCGCGAGCTCGACCTCGGCGAAGGCGGCGGGGTGCACCGCTTCACCATCCGGGGACCGGAGTCCGAAGAGGCGGTCGAGGCGCGCTGGGTGGTCGACTGCACGGGCCGCGCGTCGATGATCGCCCGCCAGAAGGACCTTCGGGTCGACGTCGAGGACCACGCGCTGAGCGCGGTCTGGGGCCGCTTCACCGGCGTGCAGGACATCGACCAGGCGGGTGACGACGCCTTCCGACGGCGCGTGCGGTACACGGTGCGCACCCTCAGCACCAATCACTTCTGTTACCCGGGCTACTGGATCTGGTTCATCCCGCTCGGCCGCGGCGTGACCAGCGTGGGCGTGGTGGGCGAAAAGGGCGTCTTCCGCCGCGGGATGCGGACCGAGGCGGGCTTCCGCGCGTTCGTCGACGAGCACCGCGCGCCGGGCGAGCTCCTCGCGGGCTCGGAGCTGCTCGACCTCGAGGGCTACACGCAGCTGGCCTACGCCACCAAGCGCTTCTTCGACGGCGCCGATCGCTGGCTCCTCCTCGGGGACGCGGCCGCGTTCACCGACCCCTTCTACAGCCCCGGCTCGGACTTCATCGCGCTCGAGTGCGACTACGCGACCGATCTCATCCGACGCGACAAGCGCGGCGAGGACGCGGCCGAAGTGGCCGACGTGGCCCGCACCTGGGACGCGTTCATGCAGTACCGCTTCCAGGCCACCATGCTGCTCTACCGGGATCTCTACCGGTGCTTCGGCAGCTACGATCTGATGCGGGTGAAGCTGAACTTCGACCTCGGCTGCTACTACAACGTGTGGCTGGACCCGGTGGCCAAGGACCAGCACCTCGACCCGCGCGCGGTCATGAACGAGCTCCGCCGGGCCCCCGACAACCTGACCGCGCTGCGGAACTTCTCCGCCCTCTTCCAGCAGGCCGACGCGGCGCTGCGGGACCGGGGCGCCTACCACGAGAAGAACCTCGGGCACTGGGACGACGGCGTCGCCTGCCTCCGCAGCTGGATCGCGGAGGTCGGGACCCAGCGCAAGAAGCGCGACATCAACCGGCGCACCGAGGAGGTCTTCAACTACGGCCGAACCGAGGCGTTGAAGCTCCTGCACGGGGAAGACGTCACATCCACCGAGCCCTGGCGGCTCTACCAGTTCGCCGACTCGCTGATTGCGTGA
- a CDS encoding acyl carrier protein, translating into MTRDEISARIVDILAESFELEPDEIQPESTLYEDLDLDSIDAIDIFVQLREITGRRPDPQEARQIRTVDELVVFVEAEIAKGPEEDDGSPPPDPRELFGGGGPTGGDS; encoded by the coding sequence ATGACCCGAGACGAGATCAGCGCGCGAATCGTGGACATCCTGGCCGAGTCGTTCGAGCTCGAGCCAGACGAGATCCAGCCCGAGTCGACCCTGTACGAGGACCTGGACCTCGACAGCATCGACGCGATCGACATCTTCGTGCAGCTGCGCGAGATCACCGGTCGTCGCCCCGACCCGCAGGAGGCCCGGCAGATCCGCACCGTCGACGAGCTCGTGGTCTTCGTGGAGGCCGAGATCGCCAAGGGCCCGGAAGAAGACGACGGCAGCCCTCCCCCCGACCCGCGCGAGCTGTTCGGCGGCGGTGGCCCGACCGGCGGGGACAGCTGA
- a CDS encoding beta-ketoacyl-ACP synthase, producing MTRPLTRRKVVVTGMGVVCPIGHSVDALIGALREGKSGIRYMPEWEQIAELKGRLGGNVEGLDLKKRYPRKKRRTMGRVALLATYASEQAVEQAGLTEETLTGGRLGVAYGTTSPSNQAMEDFCGPLFNHRTMRGLDSTAYLKFMTHTAAANLTQFFGVQGRVIPTNSACTSAAQAIGYGYEAISTGKQDVMLCGGAEEQHYATAVTFDLLMATSVRFNDRPEESPRPFDARRDGLVVAEGAATVVIEAEEHAKARGATILAELVGFGTNCDGAHMTANSRKGMAGAIRLALEDAGLTPGDVDYVNAHATATDVGDIEESHATFDVFERPIAVSSLKGHMGHTLGACGAIDAIACVRMMQDGFLAPTLHLEEVDPRCAPLGYVREVTKASPRTVMSNNFAFGGVNTSLIFRRPEE from the coding sequence ATGACGCGCCCCCTCACCAGGCGAAAGGTCGTGGTCACCGGCATGGGGGTCGTCTGCCCCATCGGCCACTCCGTCGACGCGCTGATCGGCGCCCTGCGCGAGGGCAAGAGCGGCATCCGCTACATGCCCGAGTGGGAGCAGATCGCCGAGCTCAAGGGGCGGCTCGGCGGCAACGTCGAAGGGCTCGACCTGAAGAAGCGCTACCCCCGCAAGAAGCGCCGCACCATGGGGCGGGTCGCGCTGCTGGCCACCTACGCGTCGGAGCAGGCGGTCGAGCAGGCCGGGCTCACCGAGGAGACGTTGACCGGCGGGCGCCTCGGCGTCGCCTACGGCACGACCTCGCCGAGCAACCAGGCGATGGAGGACTTCTGCGGGCCCTTGTTCAATCACCGCACGATGCGCGGGCTGGACTCGACCGCCTACCTGAAGTTCATGACCCACACCGCGGCGGCGAACCTCACGCAGTTCTTCGGCGTGCAGGGCCGCGTGATCCCGACCAACAGCGCGTGCACGAGCGCGGCGCAGGCCATCGGGTACGGCTACGAGGCCATCTCCACGGGCAAGCAAGACGTCATGCTCTGCGGGGGCGCCGAGGAGCAGCACTACGCCACCGCCGTGACGTTCGATCTCTTGATGGCGACGAGCGTCCGCTTCAACGACCGCCCCGAAGAGAGCCCCCGCCCGTTCGACGCGCGTCGGGATGGGCTGGTCGTGGCGGAGGGCGCGGCCACGGTGGTGATCGAGGCCGAGGAGCACGCGAAGGCGCGCGGCGCGACCATCCTCGCGGAGCTGGTCGGCTTCGGCACCAACTGCGACGGCGCGCACATGACGGCGAACTCCCGCAAGGGCATGGCCGGCGCGATCCGGCTCGCCCTCGAGGACGCGGGCCTGACCCCGGGTGACGTCGACTACGTCAACGCGCACGCCACCGCGACCGACGTGGGCGACATCGAGGAGAGCCACGCGACGTTCGACGTCTTCGAGCGACCCATCGCGGTCTCCTCGCTCAAGGGACACATGGGGCACACGCTCGGCGCGTGCGGGGCGATCGACGCGATCGCGTGCGTGCGCATGATGCAGGACGGGTTCCTGGCCCCGACGCTGCACCTCGAGGAGGTGGACCCGCGCTGCGCGCCGCTCGGCTACGTGCGAGAGGTCACCAAAGCCTCTCCGCGCACGGTCATGAGCAACAACTTCGCCTTCGGCGGCGTCAACACGTCGCTGATCTTCCGGAGGCCGGAGGAGTGA
- a CDS encoding lysophospholipid acyltransferase family protein produces the protein MSAAPEREGYEDAHGSGELPVTPQFRLMSPRPRRASRLARMPRWLRIPMSGWAFAMFFGATLILGMFAVPIIMLMRNRPEHRWRFTHRLNASLRLFSGFIRDSGLIDYWPPLLPPELEGRPFLLVSNHPSLIDVVLTLSSFPQLTCVAKAEWYGSFLMGPLLRRTELIPGPGYEGDEEADDDLPVVRRIEEKLRAGVPVLVFPEGSRSLADRLRRFRRGAIEAAVRAQVPILPMFIGVSHPYLMKGVPFWHVPDSTPLYTFEQLPVIETAGKTSRDVARDLTAHYEARFDALLAERER, from the coding sequence GTGAGCGCGGCCCCTGAGCGCGAAGGGTACGAGGACGCGCACGGCTCGGGAGAGCTCCCCGTCACGCCCCAGTTCCGGCTCATGAGCCCGCGCCCGCGGCGCGCCTCTCGGCTCGCGCGCATGCCGCGCTGGCTCCGCATTCCCATGTCGGGCTGGGCGTTCGCCATGTTCTTCGGCGCCACGCTGATCCTCGGCATGTTCGCGGTGCCCATCATCATGCTCATGCGGAACCGCCCCGAGCACCGCTGGCGCTTCACGCATCGGCTGAACGCGAGCTTGCGGCTCTTCAGCGGCTTCATCCGGGACTCCGGGCTCATCGACTACTGGCCGCCGCTGCTCCCTCCGGAGCTGGAGGGGCGCCCGTTCCTCCTCGTCTCGAACCACCCGAGCCTGATCGACGTCGTGCTCACGCTGTCGAGCTTCCCGCAGCTCACCTGCGTGGCGAAGGCCGAGTGGTACGGCTCCTTCCTCATGGGCCCGTTGCTCCGCCGCACCGAGCTGATCCCGGGGCCGGGCTACGAAGGCGACGAGGAGGCGGACGACGATCTGCCCGTCGTGCGGCGGATCGAGGAGAAGCTCCGCGCCGGGGTGCCCGTGCTGGTGTTCCCGGAGGGCTCGCGCTCGCTCGCGGACCGGCTCCGGCGCTTCCGCCGCGGCGCGATCGAGGCCGCGGTCCGCGCGCAGGTGCCCATCCTCCCGATGTTCATCGGCGTGAGCCACCCGTACCTGATGAAGGGCGTCCCGTTCTGGCACGTGCCGGACTCGACCCCGCTCTACACGTTCGAGCAGCTCCCGGTGATCGAGACGGCTGGCAAGACCTCGAGGGACGTCGCCCGCGACCTCACGGCGCACTACGAGGCGCGCTTCGACGCCTTGCTCGCCGAGCGCGAGCGCTGA